The Sinorhizobium fredii USDA 257 region GCCATGTGCCTGGCGCGATCAATCTTCCTCACGGCAAGATCGTCCGGTCGAAGATGAGCGTCTGGCCTGAGGATACGATATTCGTGACCTATTGCGCCGGCCCACATTGCAACGGTGCGGCACGTGGTGCTTTGCGTCTCGCTGAGTTGGGGCGCCCAGTCAAGATCATGGCCGGGGGCATCACCGGGTGGATCGATGAGGGTTTCAGGCTTGAAACGGTCGAAAACACATGACTCGAGTAAGGGGTGCTTTGCCGGAAGATGCCGCACAGTTGCTGGATTTGATCCGACAACATGCCCTCTTCGAGCGGGCGACCGCGCGCGTGACCGAAGCGGGGCTTGTCTCCATTCTTAGTACCGATAAGCCGCTTACACATCTTATCGTAGCCGAAGATGGAAAAAGTCTGATCGGCTATGCGGCAGTGACATTTGACTATGCATTGTGGACCGTTTGCCGCTTTGCTCACCTCGACTGCCTGTTCGTGCGCGAAACGGCGCGCGGACAGGGAATCGGAAAGCGTCTCTTTGAGCGCGCCTGCTTGCTGGCCGAGGAAGACGGTGCGGAACGGATAGAATGGCAAACGCCATCATGGAATCTGGATGCAATCCGATTTTACCAACGCGAGGGCGGCACAGGTCAACCAAAGATACGTTTCAGCAGGCATGTCAACCAACCGGAAGGATCTGGTGGTTCCGGCCGACATTAAGAAGGCATACCTAACCGATTTTTCGGTGGCCGTCGCCGAACGACGAAACGAAGGGCCGTGGGGAATCTAATCCAAGTGCAACATTGACGTGTGAAGGGTAGGGCACTACGCGCATTCGCGCAAATGCGCCATGAACACCTCGGCTGGTGTCCGATAGCCAGGCACTTCCTGGGCAGCGAATTTAGATGGTGGGCAAGGGCGAAAAGCTGCTGCTGGCTGACAGCGGATAGGTCCGTATCGCTCGGCACAAAGCGGCGGATGCGCTTATTGGTGTTCTCGACCGCACCTTTCTGCCACGGTGAATTTGGATCGCAGAACCAGCTCTTGGCGCCGATCCCATCTTCCAAAGCCCTGAAACCGCGAAACTCGGTACCACGGTCGAAGGTGAAGCCCTGCCGGGCAAAGGCGGGTAGCGGTGAGAAGGCATCGACGATCTTGTCGATGAGCGGCCGAGAGTGGCGGCTGCCATTCTTGATCATCACCGTGTAGCGGCTTTTGCGCTCGACCAGCGAGGTGACATTGGCTTCACCGAGGTCGCGCCGGAAGATCAGGAGATCGCCTTCCCAATGTCCGAACTGCGAGCGATCGGCAATAAAATCAGGACGTTGGCTGATCCTGCAATCAAACGGGATCGAGCCGTCGCGGGGCTTGCGGGAGCGGCGTGGGCGGCGCTTACGGCGGCCTTCCGGCAGATGCTGATAAAGCTCCCGCGCATCATCTTCCTTGCAATAGATGAAGCGGTAGATCGTCTCGGTGCAGACACGGACCGCGCTCACACCGTCGGCAAGCAGGCGGCCGGCGATCTGCTCCGGCGACCAAAGTGCCTTCAGTCGATCGATAATCAGCTCACGCAGCTGCGGGTGGCGCCTGAGCTTGCGCAGACGTCGCCGACGCTCCTTGGAGAGGTCGTTGGCGATGCCACTGTAATAGCCGCTGTATTCGGGAAACTCGGCATCATGAAAGGTGTTGCGCTTCAGCTCGCGGTAGATCGTCGAGCGATGGCGCCCGAGTTGCCGGGCGATCTCACCGACAGGAACCTTGCGTTCCATGAGCTGATGCAAACGTCGGCGATCGGGAAGGGCGAGCTGCGAATAGCACTGCGACATACAAAAACTCCAAGGGACAAGCCATTGTTTTATTGGCATGTCGCACTTGGAAATAGAATGCACCCCCGCTACACACAATGTCACAGCTATTTAAAGATGAGACAAAGTAGTCAACTTAGAAATGCGACACCATCTTATTCCTTAGTACTGCGTTTGCAAGTTGCTATATTTACCAAGTACGAAGGCGCAAGCCGCCGACCGGGTGGAGCTGGTCAGGGTTGCATAGCCCGGTCGGCGGCGGATGGCTCCAGCTGCAAGATAAACTTTAGCTTGGACATCCCGATCACTCCGCCGCTTTCAGCTGCGCAAGGGCTTGCTGGCGTCGGGCGATGACCACCGGATCCTTGGTAAAATCCGTCTTGCGGCCAGGCTTCGTGCCGCGCTTTTGGTAGCCATTGCTCTGACTGCCGTCGCGAATGCCGAACATATGGTCCGTCTGGCCGGTGCGACGCGGCCCGCCCTTGCTGCGCTGTTGCTCTCGTCCGGCCTGCATCCCGGCCACCAGCGCCAGCATGTCATCAAGGCGCTTGTTCTCAACCACCTCGGAGCGGTGCACCGAGCGCAGCGTGTCGAAGGTTCTGTAGGGCAGGGACGTCCCCTCATGGGTGATCTCGAGGCGACCATCGGGATAGTCGCAGACAATGACCTTCTGGCCGGCCAGCGCCGTGGCGAAATCCGTCGGATCGAGGATGAACATCACCTTGTCATAGCGCAGCGTCAGCGACTGCGACAGCTTGCGGATCTCCTTGCGGCACATGGCGCCATCGAGGTTCTCATGCGCGGCAAACGGCCGATGCATGTCCTTCGGATTGCGCGGCGCCTTGCCAAAGCGACGATTGAAGTCGGCCATGAACGCCGGCGCATAGGCATTGGCCGCCGCGATCGTGTCGATGCCGCGCAGCCGCAGTTCCTTGACGAGGCGATCCTGCAGCGTCTGGTTGGCGCGCTCGACGCGGCCTTTGGCCTGCGGGGTATTGGCGCAGATGATGTCGATGTTGAGTTCATAAAGGGCCCGGCCGAACTGCGTCAGGCCACTGGTTCTGTCCTTCTTGGAAGCATGGGTGGTGCGGAAGATGCCATGCTTGTCGCTGTAGAAGGCGATCGGCTTGCCCCATTGCTGCAGGTAGGCCTTCGTCGCGTGCAGATAGTCGAAGGTGCTCTCCGAGGCAGCAAAGCGTAAGTGCAACAGCTTGCCGGTGGCATCGTCGATGTAGACGAGCAGGGCGCATTTGGGACCGCGGTTCTCGAACCACCAATGAAGCGAGCCATCGATCTGGACCAGTTCGCCGAAACAATCGCGCCGGCCGCGCGGCTGGAAAACCCGCTTCTTGCGCTCGCGTCGCGACACCCAGATGCCGGCTTCCATCATCCACTGACGCAGCGTCTCCTTGCTGACGGAAATCCGGTGGCGTTCGAGCAGCTTCTCGGCGGCCAACGTCGGTCCGAAATCCACGTAATGCTCACGCACCAGGTCGAGCACCAGGTTGCGGAAATCCTCGCTGTGGCACCGGTTGCTCGGCCGGCCGCGCTTCTTCGAGACGAGACCGTCGGCGCCGACCAGGTCATAGGCCTGCAACAGCCGATGCACCTGACTGCGACTG contains the following coding sequences:
- a CDS encoding GNAT family N-acetyltransferase, whose amino-acid sequence is MLDLIRQHALFERATARVTEAGLVSILSTDKPLTHLIVAEDGKSLIGYAAVTFDYALWTVCRFAHLDCLFVRETARGQGIGKRLFERACLLAEEDGAERIEWQTPSWNLDAIRFYQREGGTGQPKIRFSRHVNQPEGSGGSGRH
- a CDS encoding ISNCY family transposase: MSCLITMSQKELHRLELIQRIRGGSLSVVQAAELLRLSRSQVHRLLQAYDLVGADGLVSKKRGRPSNRCHSEDFRNLVLDLVREHYVDFGPTLAAEKLLERHRISVSKETLRQWMMEAGIWVSRRERKKRVFQPRGRRDCFGELVQIDGSLHWWFENRGPKCALLVYIDDATGKLLHLRFAASESTFDYLHATKAYLQQWGKPIAFYSDKHGIFRTTHASKKDRTSGLTQFGRALYELNIDIICANTPQAKGRVERANQTLQDRLVKELRLRGIDTIAAANAYAPAFMADFNRRFGKAPRNPKDMHRPFAAHENLDGAMCRKEIRKLSQSLTLRYDKVMFILDPTDFATALAGQKVIVCDYPDGRLEITHEGTSLPYRTFDTLRSVHRSEVVENKRLDDMLALVAGMQAGREQQRSKGGPRRTGQTDHMFGIRDGSQSNGYQKRGTKPGRKTDFTKDPVVIARRQQALAQLKAAE
- a CDS encoding rhodanese-like domain-containing protein gives rise to the protein MTTSVTAVPPAPSALAREHFAAEFAFESDCWDVHEALEKGADFVLLDVRSPAMFAKGHVPGAINLPHGKIVRSKMSVWPEDTIFVTYCAGPHCNGAARGALRLAELGRPVKIMAGGITGWIDEGFRLETVENT